A window from Nocardioides mesophilus encodes these proteins:
- a CDS encoding pyridoxal phosphate-dependent aminotransferase, with protein MSASPEPTQDAPAHRISARIGGIAESATLAVDAKAKALKAAGRPVIGFGAGEPDFPTPDYIVEAAVEACRDPRNHRYTPAGGLPELKQAIVDKTRRDSGLEVEPANVLVTNGGKQAIYEAFATLLDPGDEVIVPAPYWTTYPEAIRLAGGVPVEVLADETQDYKVTVEQVEAARTPRTKVFLFNSPSNPTGAVYSREEVEALGRWALEHGLWVLTDEIYEHLVYDGQEAASLPVVVPELLDRCVVVNGVAKTYAMTGWRIGWVVGPKDVVKAATNLQSHATSNVSNVAQRAAVAALNGDLSAVEEMRSAFDRRRRTIVSMLNEIDGVVCPEPQGAFYAYPSVKGLLGREIDGSTPTTSAELAELLLEKAEVAAVPGEAFGSPGYLRFSYALGDDDLAEGIGRLQRLLG; from the coding sequence ATGAGCGCCAGCCCCGAACCCACGCAGGACGCCCCCGCCCACCGGATCTCGGCCCGCATCGGCGGGATCGCCGAGTCCGCCACGCTCGCCGTGGACGCCAAGGCCAAGGCCCTGAAGGCGGCCGGCCGGCCGGTGATCGGCTTCGGCGCCGGGGAGCCGGACTTCCCGACCCCGGACTACATCGTCGAGGCGGCGGTCGAGGCCTGCCGGGACCCGCGCAACCACCGCTACACGCCGGCCGGCGGCCTGCCCGAGCTCAAGCAGGCGATCGTGGACAAGACCCGCCGCGACTCGGGCCTCGAGGTCGAGCCGGCCAACGTGCTCGTCACCAACGGCGGGAAGCAGGCGATCTACGAGGCGTTCGCCACCCTGCTCGACCCGGGCGACGAGGTGATCGTCCCGGCGCCGTACTGGACGACCTACCCGGAGGCGATCCGGCTGGCCGGCGGGGTGCCGGTGGAGGTGCTCGCCGACGAGACCCAGGACTACAAGGTCACCGTCGAGCAGGTCGAGGCAGCCCGCACGCCGCGGACCAAGGTGTTCTTGTTCAACTCCCCGTCGAACCCGACCGGCGCGGTCTACTCCCGCGAGGAGGTGGAGGCGCTGGGTCGCTGGGCTCTCGAGCACGGGCTGTGGGTGCTGACCGACGAGATCTACGAGCACCTCGTCTACGACGGTCAGGAGGCGGCCTCGCTGCCGGTGGTGGTGCCCGAGCTGCTCGACCGTTGCGTCGTGGTCAACGGAGTCGCCAAGACCTACGCCATGACCGGCTGGCGGATCGGCTGGGTGGTCGGGCCGAAGGACGTCGTGAAGGCCGCCACGAACCTGCAGTCGCACGCCACCTCCAATGTCTCCAACGTCGCCCAGCGCGCGGCGGTGGCCGCCCTGAACGGCGACCTGTCGGCGGTCGAGGAGATGCGCTCGGCCTTCGACCGGCGGCGGCGCACGATCGTGTCGATGCTCAACGAGATCGACGGGGTCGTCTGCCCGGAGCCGCAGGGCGCGTTCTACGCCTACCCCTCGGTCAAGGGCCTGCTCGGTCGCGAGATCGACGGGTCCACCCCGACCACCTCGGCGGAGCTCGCCGAGCTGCTGCTCGAGAAGGCCGAGGTGGCCGCGGTCCCGGGCGAGGCGTTCGGGTCGCCCGGCTACCTGAGGTTCTCCTACGCGCTCGGCGACGACGACCTGGCGGAAGGCATCGGCCGGCTGCAGCGACTCCTCGGCTGA
- the secE gene encoding preprotein translocase subunit SecE, with product MSDSRSVSTSGGRQTRDKRTSPATFYRQVVAELRKVVWPTQEQLITYFIVVLVFVVVLMTIVSLLDLGFGKLVFAVFG from the coding sequence GTGTCGGACAGCCGTTCGGTGTCGACGTCTGGTGGTCGCCAGACGCGCGACAAGCGGACCAGCCCCGCCACCTTCTACCGCCAGGTCGTGGCCGAGCTCCGCAAGGTCGTGTGGCCGACCCAGGAGCAGCTGATCACGTACTTCATCGTGGTGCTGGTCTTCGTGGTCGTGCTCATGACGATCGTCTCGCTGCTCGACCTGGGCTTCGGCAAGCTGGTCTTCGCGGTCTTCGGCTGA
- the nusG gene encoding transcription termination/antitermination protein NusG, with product MSQSYDEQHAPSLKVDPTVDEEQSRAAEQAEPVDESAYEPMVEGAGLSAADDDAEDADGSDVDAQVDEIDEAREAGDDEAAEDVQVDEDAEVAQEAEEAAAVAEEPVSDPLEEFREALRSKPGDWFVVHTYSGMENRVKANLENRITSLNMEDYIHEVIVPTEEVAEIKNGQRKLVKRTVLPGYVLVRMDLTDESWSAVRHTPSVTGFVGHSHQPVPLSLDEVESMLAPAIVAEAEAAAPEQGGAGGAATKRKVEVADFDVSDSVMVVDGPFATLHATITEINAESQRVKALVEIFGRETPVELSFSQIQKV from the coding sequence GTGTCGCAGTCGTACGACGAACAGCACGCCCCCTCCCTCAAGGTCGACCCGACGGTCGACGAGGAGCAGTCCCGGGCCGCCGAGCAGGCGGAGCCCGTGGACGAGTCCGCCTACGAGCCGATGGTCGAAGGCGCCGGTCTGTCCGCCGCCGATGACGACGCCGAGGACGCCGACGGCTCCGACGTGGACGCCCAGGTCGACGAGATCGACGAGGCCCGTGAGGCAGGCGACGACGAGGCTGCGGAGGACGTCCAGGTCGACGAGGACGCCGAGGTCGCGCAGGAGGCCGAGGAGGCCGCCGCGGTGGCCGAGGAGCCCGTGTCCGACCCGCTGGAGGAGTTCCGCGAGGCGCTGCGCTCCAAGCCCGGTGACTGGTTCGTGGTGCACACCTACTCCGGCATGGAGAACCGGGTGAAGGCCAACCTGGAGAACCGGATCACCTCCTTGAACATGGAGGACTACATCCACGAGGTGATCGTCCCGACCGAAGAGGTCGCGGAGATCAAGAACGGCCAGCGCAAGCTGGTCAAGCGCACCGTCCTCCCGGGCTACGTCCTGGTGCGCATGGACCTCACCGACGAGTCATGGTCGGCCGTGCGGCACACGCCGTCGGTCACCGGCTTCGTGGGGCACAGCCACCAGCCGGTGCCGCTGAGCCTCGACGAGGTCGAGAGCATGCTGGCCCCGGCCATCGTCGCCGAGGCCGAGGCCGCCGCTCCCGAGCAGGGAGGCGCCGGGGGCGCCGCCACCAAGCGGAAGGTCGAGGTCGCCGACTTCGACGTGTCCGACTCGGTCATGGTGGTCGACGGCCCGTTCGCCACGCTCCACGCGACGATCACCGAGATCAACGCGGAGTCCCAGAGGGTCAAGGCCCTCGTCGAGATCTTCGGCCGGGAGACGCCGGTCGAGCTGAGCTTCAGCCAGATCCAGAAGGTCTGA
- the rplK gene encoding 50S ribosomal protein L11 — protein sequence MPPKKKIAALVKVQLQAGAATPAPPVGTALGPHGVNIMEFCKAYNAQTEAMRGTVVPVEITVYEDRSFTFITKTPPAAELIKKAAGLQKGSGVPHKEKVGKLTKDQVREIATTKLPDLNANDIDAAMKIVEGTARSMGITTD from the coding sequence ATGCCTCCCAAGAAGAAGATCGCAGCGCTCGTCAAGGTGCAGCTGCAGGCCGGGGCGGCCACACCTGCTCCGCCGGTGGGTACCGCTCTCGGCCCCCACGGTGTGAACATCATGGAGTTCTGCAAGGCCTACAACGCGCAGACCGAGGCCATGCGGGGCACCGTCGTCCCCGTCGAGATCACCGTCTACGAGGACCGCAGCTTCACCTTCATCACGAAGACGCCTCCGGCGGCTGAGCTGATCAAGAAGGCTGCCGGCCTGCAGAAGGGCTCGGGCGTTCCGCACAAGGAGAAGGTCGGCAAGCTGACCAAGGACCAGGTGCGCGAGATCGCGACGACGAAGCTCCCCGACCTCAACGCCAACGACATCGACGCAGCGATGAAGATCGTCGAGGGCACCGCCCGCTCGATGGGCATCACGACCGACTGA
- the rplA gene encoding 50S ribosomal protein L1 encodes MQRSKTYRAASESFDQDELHTPLEAIKIAKSSSKKKFDETVDVAMRLGVDPRKADQMVRGTVNLPHGTGKTARVLVFANGDKADAAREAGADIVGGDELIDKVSGGWLDFDAVVATPDMMGKVGRLGRVLGPRGLMPNPKTGTVTPDVAKAVTDIKGGKIEFRVDRHANLHFIIGKASFDEAQLAENYAAALEEVLRLKPASSKGRYLRKVTVSTTMGPGVQVDPNRTRNVASDDEV; translated from the coding sequence ATGCAGCGCAGCAAGACCTACCGTGCAGCCTCCGAGTCGTTCGACCAGGACGAGCTGCACACCCCGCTGGAGGCGATCAAGATCGCCAAGTCCAGCAGCAAGAAGAAGTTCGACGAGACCGTCGACGTGGCGATGCGCCTCGGCGTCGACCCGCGCAAGGCCGACCAGATGGTCCGCGGCACCGTCAACCTCCCGCACGGCACCGGCAAGACCGCCAGGGTCCTGGTCTTCGCCAACGGCGACAAGGCCGACGCCGCCCGTGAGGCCGGAGCCGACATCGTCGGTGGCGACGAGCTCATCGACAAGGTGAGCGGCGGCTGGCTGGACTTCGACGCGGTCGTCGCGACGCCGGACATGATGGGCAAGGTCGGCCGTCTCGGCCGCGTGCTCGGCCCCCGCGGCCTCATGCCGAACCCGAAGACCGGCACCGTCACGCCGGACGTCGCCAAGGCCGTCACGGACATCAAGGGCGGCAAGATCGAGTTCCGCGTCGACCGGCACGCGAACCTGCACTTCATCATCGGCAAGGCCTCCTTCGACGAGGCCCAGCTCGCGGAGAACTACGCCGCGGCGCTCGAGGAGGTGCTCCGGCTCAAGCCGGCCAGCTCGAAGGGCCGCTACCTGCGCAAGGTCACCGTCTCCACGACGATGGGCCCCGGCGTCCAGGTGGACCCGAACCGCACCCGCAACGTCGCCTCGGACGACGAGGTCTGA